Proteins encoded in a region of the Flavobacteriaceae bacterium HL-DH10 genome:
- a CDS encoding fumarylacetoacetate hydrolase family protein: MKILAIGKNYVTNKEDINANKSGNQIIFSKPESSLVKNNKDVIYPSFTNQLNYEVELVIKIGKQGKDISLNDAASYISEIGVGIDYTAKDIFNACRETKGPWDLGKGFDGAAPISNFKPISKFPELGNINFNLLINGEEKQVGNTGFMIYNFNDIIAFTSQYMTLEPGDLIFTGTPAIGAGEIFKGDHLQASIEGELLLDFKMI; the protein is encoded by the coding sequence ATGAAAATACTAGCTATAGGAAAGAATTATGTAACCAATAAAGAAGATATTAATGCCAATAAAAGTGGGAATCAAATTATATTTTCAAAACCAGAATCTAGTCTTGTAAAAAACAATAAAGATGTTATTTATCCGAGTTTTACTAACCAATTAAACTATGAAGTTGAGTTAGTTATTAAAATCGGGAAGCAAGGAAAAGATATTTCGCTTAATGATGCTGCATCATACATTTCAGAAATTGGCGTAGGTATTGATTACACTGCCAAAGATATTTTTAATGCATGTAGAGAAACTAAAGGTCCGTGGGATTTAGGAAAAGGATTTGATGGCGCTGCACCTATATCTAATTTCAAACCAATTTCTAAATTCCCTGAACTTGGTAATATCAATTTTAATTTACTTATAAATGGTGAAGAGAAGCAAGTTGGAAATACTGGTTTTATGATTTATAATTTTAATGACATTATAGCTTTCACATCTCAATACATGACCTTAGAACCTGGCGATCTCATTTTTACAGGAACACCTGCTATTGGAGCTGGAGAAATTTTTAAAGGCGACCACTTACAAGCTTCTATTGAAGGTGAATTACTTTTAGATTTCAAAATGATTTAA
- a CDS encoding DUF294 nucleotidyltransferase-like domain-containing protein, translated as MKNSIAERVNDFLKNYPPFNLLKNEDLLKISTQVSIIYLEKGDTLFKKGDSFNHHFYMVRNGGIALLHTTPNNIQEIINISDAGDVFGVRPLIAKEDYRLTAVANEESIVYGIPINIFETVTNNNAEVYKFLITAFATNSYDPYTAEETGKIFGDYLPNNSQDIVNFQTANYTKKPITCKISSSLKDAATKMSNNKIGCIIVVDDHKNPVGIITNSDIKNKIATGLFPIETPVSNIMNAPVITSKKDLTVADGQLQMIKHNIGHLCITKDGTVNSKLIGVLTHHDVLVTLGNNPSVILKEIKRAKRTKKLRVARLKAKTLIKSYLEQNIPLSHIVKLISQINDAVTIRAIEIALKKMPTPPPVPFSWMAIGSQGRKEQLLFTDQDNAIVFQDVDEDQYEDTQAYFLELAKLVTKSLNKIGFEYCEADMMASNIEWCKSISEWKSQFSSWILNPDDKAILLSSIFFDFNSVYGDKDLIEDLSNSIYNALDESALFFKFLGRDALKNPSPLGLFKQFVFEKNDEEKDLFNIKSRALMPLIDAARLLVLSKKIKGINNTSERFEKLAEIEPNNKELYESCSYAFKALSKFKTKQGLLHNNSGKFIKIESLSKEEQLKLKRCFKPISEIQETLKLRFDLKNFM; from the coding sequence ATGAAAAACTCCATTGCAGAACGCGTTAATGATTTTTTAAAAAACTATCCCCCTTTCAATCTTTTAAAGAATGAAGATTTATTAAAAATATCAACCCAAGTTTCTATTATCTATTTAGAAAAAGGCGACACCCTATTTAAAAAAGGAGATAGTTTTAACCATCATTTTTATATGGTTAGAAACGGTGGTATTGCTTTGCTACACACAACGCCAAATAATATTCAGGAAATCATCAACATAAGTGATGCTGGAGATGTATTTGGAGTAAGGCCTCTTATTGCTAAAGAAGATTACAGATTAACAGCTGTAGCTAATGAAGAATCTATAGTTTATGGTATTCCTATAAATATATTCGAGACGGTTACAAACAATAATGCAGAGGTTTACAAGTTTTTGATTACTGCGTTTGCCACTAACTCCTATGATCCTTACACCGCAGAAGAAACAGGCAAAATATTTGGAGATTACTTACCAAACAATTCTCAAGATATTGTAAACTTTCAAACAGCTAACTATACAAAAAAACCTATTACTTGTAAAATTAGTTCCTCTTTAAAAGATGCTGCAACTAAAATGAGTAACAATAAAATTGGCTGTATTATTGTTGTTGACGACCATAAAAACCCCGTAGGAATCATAACTAATAGTGATATAAAGAATAAGATTGCAACAGGCTTATTCCCTATTGAAACACCTGTTAGTAATATTATGAATGCTCCTGTAATAACTAGCAAAAAAGATTTAACTGTTGCTGACGGGCAACTTCAAATGATAAAGCATAACATTGGTCATTTATGCATAACAAAAGATGGTACCGTAAACTCTAAACTAATTGGTGTTTTAACCCATCATGATGTTTTAGTTACTTTAGGCAATAATCCATCTGTTATATTAAAAGAAATAAAACGGGCAAAGCGCACTAAAAAATTAAGAGTCGCCAGATTAAAAGCTAAAACACTAATTAAAAGCTATTTAGAACAAAACATTCCTTTGTCACATATTGTAAAATTAATTTCACAAATTAATGATGCCGTTACCATTCGCGCTATAGAAATAGCTTTAAAAAAAATGCCTACACCGCCTCCTGTTCCGTTTTCATGGATGGCTATTGGTAGTCAAGGTAGAAAAGAACAATTACTTTTCACAGACCAAGATAATGCTATTGTATTTCAAGATGTAGATGAAGACCAATATGAAGATACACAGGCTTACTTTTTAGAATTAGCAAAACTAGTAACAAAATCTTTAAACAAAATAGGATTTGAATACTGTGAAGCTGATATGATGGCTAGCAATATAGAATGGTGCAAATCTATTTCAGAATGGAAATCTCAATTTAGTAGCTGGATTTTAAACCCTGATGATAAAGCCATTTTACTATCGTCCATTTTTTTCGATTTTAATAGTGTTTATGGTGATAAAGATTTAATTGAAGACTTATCTAATTCAATTTATAATGCATTAGACGAATCTGCTTTGTTTTTTAAGTTTTTAGGACGAGATGCGCTTAAAAACCCCTCTCCTCTTGGACTTTTTAAACAATTTGTATTCGAAAAAAATGACGAAGAAAAAGACCTCTTTAATATAAAAAGTAGAGCGCTTATGCCGTTAATAGATGCTGCAAGACTTCTTGTTTTAAGTAAAAAAATAAAAGGCATTAATAACACTTCTGAACGTTTTGAAAAATTAGCCGAAATAGAACCTAATAATAAAGAACTTTACGAATCGTGTTCGTATGCTTTTAAAGCCCTATCTAAATTTAAAACCAAACAAGGCTTACTTCATAATAATTCGGGGAAATTCATAAAAATTGAATCTTTATCTAAAGAAGAACAATTAAAATTAAAACGCTGTTTTAAACCCATAAGTGAAATTCAAGAAACCTTAAAATTAAGATTTGATTTAAAAAACTTTATGTAA